A stretch of the Rosa rugosa chromosome 5, drRosRugo1.1, whole genome shotgun sequence genome encodes the following:
- the LOC133710290 gene encoding uncharacterized protein LOC133710290, with protein MARIKFTDSTLPKKGSSESSGEPTLWQPTHSILEKCAEVYSIPKSVKLSAVPVDADIYMGRNIPNDALILSLEHLRYVRFPIHPVFQLMWAVLGLHPFQLNPNSYLMLSAFLIMGLKWEVSLGLSDFLYLYNCSKLSKYFRYFNFTPFRKMKVFAGISIHDSDWKSRALMISGDWQSPELDLRPPKAFADDLAYKISQAKFDLSPSRVQWLETHLVERGWYPSQFATLENFLDTVSNRPSALFGPYQTRVNQCLLGKTLALQVARMEGHFYVSEHCEPLFTKYLAIKDTFKTVVPDSGVVIAGEDDADERSEERGEGFNGDDVGERLHSHVMRELPQIIPPPRKLRKQKAENAHDSNDPLHAPSIDLSHGAPPSSPSRGGSLSQRPALGEAADPALQRASSSQDDPTVFMPPSPPKALELKFKKRDGTYILAGESLSSNGLAASAVASAFVSSHPKLGGHPKSPMALCDDVCVSQLDALLASHCLLRGIDALHTKQQQKLDEVNCKLEFKEKELNDQMTMVELASVLKDKNYEITKQENDLTLVTRSKDEEF; from the exons ATGGCTCGCATCAAATTCACCGATTCGACCTTACCTAAGAAAGGGAGCTCGGAGTCAAGTGGTGAACCTACGCTTTGGCAACCGACGCATTCGATTCTGGAGAAATGCGCTGAAGTGTATTCTATCCCAAAATCGGTCAAACTTTCAGCCGTTCCTGTAGACGCGGATATCTACATGGGTAGGAATATTCCCAACGATGCCTTGATCTTGTCTCTTGAGCACTTGCGTTATGTCAGGTTCCCTATTCACCCTGTCTTTCAGCTCATGTGGGCCGTACTTGGTCTACATCCGTTTCAACTTAATCCGAACTCCTACCTCATGTTATCTGCCTTTTTGATCATGGGTTTGAAGTGGGAAGTTTCCCTGGGATTGTCTGATTTCCTCTACCTCTACAATTGCTCCAAGCTAAGCAAGTATTTTCGGTATTTCAATTTCACACCTTTTCGGAAGATGAAGGTGTTCGCAGGGATTTCCATTCATGACAGTGATTGGAAATCTAGGGCTTTGATGATCTCTGGCGATTGGCAATCTCCTGAGCTGGACTTGCGTCCTCCGAAGGCCTTTGCAGATGACCTCG CTTATAAGATTTCTCAAGCGAAGTTCGACCTTTCCCCTAGTCGCGTACAATGGCTGGAGACTCATCTTGTCGAGCGGGGATGGTATCCCTCTCAGTTCGCAACCCTAGAGAATTTTCTTGACACAGTGTCCAATCGTCCTTCGGCTTTGTTTGGCCCATACCAAACACGTGTGAATCAGTGTCTTTTAGGAAAAACGTTAGCACTCCAGGTTGCCCGCATGGAGGGCCATTTCTATGTATCCGAGCATTGCGAACCTCTGTTCACAAAATATCTTGCTATTAAGGACACATTTAAAACGGTCGTCCCTGATTCTGGGGTCGTGATAGCTGGGGAGGACGACGCGGACGAAAGGTCAGAAGAGAGGGGGGAGGGGTTCAACGGCGACGATGTAGGGGAGAGACTGCATTCCCACGTCATGAGGGAGTTACCCCAAATAATCCCCCCTCCTCGAAAATTGAGGAAGCAGAAGGCTGAAAATGCTCATGACAGCAATGACCCCTTGCATGCTCCCTCCATAGACTTGTCTCATGGCGCCCCGCCGTCCTCTCCTTCTCGAGGGGGCTCACTTTCCCAAAGACCTGCCCTGGGCGAAGCCGCTGATCCTGCTCTTCAGAGAGCTTCTTCGTCTCAAGATGATCCAACCGTTTTCATGCCGCCGTCGCCACCCAAGGCTTTGGAGCTCAAATTCAAGAAACGAGACGGCACCTATATCTTAGCTGGGGAGTCCCTTTCTTCCAATGGCTTGGCGGCGTCGGCTGTGGCCAGCGCCTTTGTATCGTCACATCCTAAATTAGGAGGTCATCCCAAGAGCCCCATGGCGCTGTGCGATGACGTTTGTGTCTCTCAGCTTGAT GCTCTCTTGGCATCTCATTGCCTCTTGCGCGGCATTGACGCTTTGCATACCAAACAACAACAGAAACTCGACGAGGTGAATTGTAAACTCGAGTTTAAAGAGAAAGAGCTCAATGATCAGATGACAATGGTGGAATTGGCCTCCGTTCTTAAGGACAAGAACTACGAGATAACGAAGCAGGAGAATGACCTGACCTTAGTAACTCGAAGCAAAGACGAGGAGTTCTAA